The sequence TGGCCCGCGCTTTGGACGTGTCGCCCGCGCTCGTCACGCAGCTCACGCGCGATCTGCTGGCCGACGGACTGCTCGAAGAGCTCGAGCAGTCCAGCAGCAACGGCGGTCGCCCGGCCCGGCTCCTCGGGCTGGTCTCGCAGGACGCCACCGCCGTGGGGGTCAAGGTCGCTCCCGACCATCTCGCGCTCGTCGAGGTCGGCATCGACGGCGCGGTGCGGCGGTCCGAGACCAGCCCCTTCGACGCGATCTCGCCGCTGGCGACGTCGGCCTTGGTCGACCAGGTGCGCACGTTCGTCCAGAGCCCCGAAGCCGGGCGCATCCTCGGGGTCGGCGTCGGTCTTCCCGGAACGGTCGCCGAACGCGGGATCGGCGTGGTCGACTCCACCCAGCTCGGCTGGAACCAGGTGCCGCTCGGCGAGCTGCTGCGGCGAGCCCTCGACCTGCCGGTGGTCGTCGAGAACAACGTCAACGCCCTCTCGGTCGCCGAGCAGCTCTTCGGCCAGGGGCGGTCGTTCCGCAACGTGCTCGTCGTGACGATCGGCAACGGCGTCGGCGCCGGCCTGATCGCGGACGGCGTCATGGTGCGCGGGCGTGCCGGTGGCGCCGGCGACCTCGGCCACATCCCCGTCGAAGAGAACGGACCTCTCTGCCAGTGCGGCAACCACGGCTGCCTCGAGGCGCTCATCGGACAGGGAGCCCTCGTCCAGGCAGCCCGCAGTGGCGGGGTCCTGCCGGCCGGCGACGGCATCGACGACCTGCGTGCGCTCGCTGACGGCGGCTCGGGCGGCGCTCGCGAGATCTTCGCGCGCGCAGGACACCGGCTCGGCCGCGCCCTCGCCGGAGCGGTGAACCTGATCGATCCCGAGATCGTCGTGCTCCTCGGAGAAGGCGTCGAGGCCTGGAACCACTGGGCGCCCGCATTCGACCGCGCCCTGCGCAGCTCCCTCGTGCCGGGCAAGCGCGGCACCCCCGTCGTCGTCGAGCGCTGGCAGGACGATCGCTGGGCGCAGGGCGCCGCCGCCCTCGTGCTGGCCACTCCCTTCGACGCCCAGGGCGTCGCCGGCGACCAGGGCCGTCTCATGCGCGAGCGGCTCGTGGCCTCGATCGAGGCACGCCCATGACAGCCGCCGTCCTCGCGGCCGAGGCATCCGCCACCACCGTCCAGCGCGACGCGCCGGCGGGCCGGCGCCCCCGGTCCCGTCGGCGCCGGATCTCGTATGGGCTCACCGTCGCCGTCTTCCTGCTGCCGAGCCTCGTCCCGCTGCTGGCGTTCGTGATCGGGCCGATGATCTCGGCGGCCTGGACGAGTCTGCACTCGTGGAACCTGATCGGCCCGATGGAGTGGGTCGGTCTGGGCAACTACGCCCACCTGCTCGGCGACTCGGCGACGCACCAGGCGTTCCTGCACACGCTGTACTACATCGTCGGCTATCTCCCGCTCGTCTACGTCGGCGGGCTCGCGCTCGCGCTCGCACTCAACGCGAAGCTGCGCGGGCGCGGACTCCTGCGCGGCGTGTACTTCCTGCCCGTCATCACCAGTTGGGTCGTCGTCGCCCTGGTCTGGCGATGGCTGCTGAACCCCAGCACGGGCGTCGTCAACGCGGTTCTGGCCTGGTTCGGCATCGACGGCCCCGGGTGGTGGGCCGACCCGGCCTGGTCGATGCCGTCGATCATCCTCGCCTCGGCGTGGAAGGACCTGGGGTTCGTCATGGTGATCCTGCTTGCGGGACTCCAGGCGATCAACCCCGACCTCTACGAAGCGGCCGAGATCGACGGCGCGGGGTGGTGGCGGCGCCTCTTCGGCATCACGTTGCCGATGCTGTCGCCCTCCACGTTCTTCGTCATCGTCCTGTCGCTCATCAACGGGTTCCAGGTGTTCGACCAGGTCTACGTCATGACCGGCGGCGGCCCCAACAACTCCAGCCAGGTGGTCGTGCAGCAGGTGTACGACCTGACCTTCCGGTACGGACAGGCCGGGATGGCCTCCGCGCTGTCGTGGCTGCTGTTCTTCGTGATCCTCGTCGTCACGCTCATCCAGTTCTACGGACAGCGCAGGTGGGTGAACTATGACTAGGCCGCTGCGCACCGGAGTGCTCTACGCCGTCCTGATCGCGGGTGCCCTCATCATGGTGTTCCCGTTCGTGTGGACGGTCGTCACCTCGATCACCCCCGGCGCGACGTTGACCACCACACCGCGCCTCATCCCCGAGAACCCGTCGCTGTCGCCGTACTTCGAGCTGTTCGACCGCGTGCCCTTCGGGCAGGTGATCGTCAACTCGCTCATCATCGCCGTCGCCGGCACGATCCTGCAGCTGGTGACGAGCGCCATGGCGGCGTACGTGTTCTCGCGGATGCCGTTCCCCGGGCGCGGAGCCGTGTTCGTGCTGTACCTGGCCACGATGATGATCCCGTTCCAGGTGCTGATCGTGCCGCTGTTCGCCGAGATGAAGGCGCTCGGGCTCATCAACACCTACCTCGGGGCGATCCTGCCCATGGTCGCGTCCGCGTTCGGGGTGTTCCTGCTGCGCCAGGCGATGAACACCGTGCCGTACGACCTCGACCAGGCGGCGACTCTCGACGGCGCCGGCCACTTCCGCATCTTCACGCGCATCGTGCTGCCGCTCGTACGGCCCGCGCTCGCGACGCTCGCGGTGTTCGCCTTCCTCAACACGTGGAACAGCTTCCTGTGGCCGCTCATCATCCTGCGCGACCCGCTCATGCAGACGCTCCCGGTGGCGCTGTCGAGCCTGCAGGGCCAGTACTCCACCCAGTGGGACGTGCTCATGGCCGGCTCGGTGATCAGCATCATCCCGATGTTCGCCCTCTACGTCTTCGCGCAGAAGTACATCGTCCAGGGCGTCGCCGGCGCCGGCCTGAAGTAGGCGCCCGGCATCCGCAGACCCCAGCCCCACACCAACACACCAGACAGATCGAAGGAGATTGCACTCACATGAAGAAGAAGCTCATCGCGACGACGACCGTCGCGACCCTCGCAGCGATCAGCCTCGCCGGCTGCTCGTCCTCGGGCGACGACGGCGCAGACGGTGGCGCCGTGACCATCACGTACTCGAACTTCATCGCCAACGGCGGCAACGAGGAGAACCTCGAGGCCATCGTCGACGCATTCGAGGCCGAGAACCCCGACATCACCGTCGAGGTCACCACGTCAGCGTACGCCGACTACTTCACGAAGCTGCAGACCGACCTCGCGGCCGGAACCGCCGCCGACGTCTTCGACGTCGATGCGGGCAGCTTCGCGAACATCCAGGCGAGCGGCGTCCTGGCCGAGCTGACGGATGTCGACTCCTCCGCCTACCGCACGTCGGTGCTCGACGCGTACAACGTCGACGGCGCGCAGTACGGCCTGCCCACGTCGTTCTCGAACGTCGTGCTGTTCTACAACCAGGAGCTGTTCGACGCCGCCGGTGTGGAGTACCCGTCGTCCGACTGGACATGGGCGGACGAGCAGGCGGCCGCCGAAGCGCTGACGGATGCCGCGGCGGGCGCATGGGGCGACTACCAGCCGATCTCGTACCACGAGTACTACAAGGCGGTGCAGCAGGCGGGCGGCGACTTCCTCTCGGACGACGGGTCCGAGGCGGCATTCGACTCGGAGGCGGGGATCGCCGCTGCCGACTGGCTCGCGGGCAAGTCCGGCACCGTGATGCCGTCCGCCGCAGAAGGAGCGGGTACGCCGGACTTCGACCTGAACCTCTTCAAGGAGGGGGAGCTCGCCATGTGGCACACCGGCATCTGGATGATCGGTCTTGTCGGTGACCTCCCGTTCGAGTGGGACATCGCCGTCGAGCCGGGTGACGCGCAGAAGGCGAGCGCCACGTTCTCCAACGCGGTGGTCGTCTCGGCCGACTCGGAGCACCAGGAAGCCGCGCAGAAGTGGGCGGAGTACCTCAGCAGCTCGAAGGAGATGGTCGACGTGCGCCTCGAGGCCGGGTGGGAGCTGCCCGCGGTCAGCGACGAGGCCCTCCTCACGCCGTACCTCGACAAGACGCCGCCGGCGAACCGGCAGGCGGTGTTCGACTCGCTCGAGGCCGTCGCGGTGGCGCCCGAGCTCGGGGCGAACGCCCAGCAGATCCAGGATGCCGTCACGAACGCGCTCGGCGAGATCGCGGCCGGCCGCGCCTCGACCGAGGAGGCGATCGCGGCCCTGGCCGACGAGGTCGACTCGCTCCTGCCGTAGCACCATCAGGTCGCGTCCGCGGCGGCATCCCCGCCGCGGACGCGACACTCTCCCGAAGGACTCCTGTGACCGACACCCTCCCCGCCTCCGAAGCACCCGATCCCGCCCTCGCCGCACCCGATGTCGCCACCGGTGCGCCCGTAGACGCCGACGTCATCGGCGAACTCGCGCGCGGCAGCATCCGTCTCATCGCGGATCTGCAGACGCCCCAAGGGGCATACCCTGCCAGCCCGACGTTCTCGGCCTACGTGGGGTATAGCTGGCTGCGCGACGGATCATTCATCGCCGATGCGGCGTCGGCCGCGGGGCTCGTCGAGTCGGCCGGCCGCTTCTACGCGTGGTGCGCCGATGTCATGGTGCGCCGCGCCGAGAAGATCCGCTGGATCGTGCGCGAGACGGCGGAGGGCCGCCCGCCGGCACCGTCGCACATGCTGCCGGCGCGGTTCACGTTCGACGGCGAGGACGGCGCCGACGAGTGGTGGGACTTCCAGCTGGACGGCTACGGCACCTGGCTGTGGGCGCTGGTGGAGCACCTCGACCGTCACGGGGGGTCCGGAGAGGCGTTCCGCGAGGGCGTCGAGCTCACCGCCGACTACCTCATCGCGTCGTGGGACCGGCCTTGCTACGACTGGTGGGAGGAGCACGCCCAGCACGTGCACGTGTCGACGCTCGCGTGCATCGCGGCCGGCCTCGACGCCGTCGCGCGCGCCGGGTTGATCGCAGGTGAGCGTGCCGACCGTGCCCGGTCGGCGCTGGAGTCCATCCGCGAGCTCGTCGCCGAGCGCGGGACCGCGGACGGGCACCTCATCAAGTGGCTCGGGAGCACCGCGGTCGACGGCAGTCTCGCCGCCGCGATCGCGCCGCTCGGGTTCGTCGACCCCCGGTCGGACGTGGCGCGCGCGACGATCGAGGTGCTCGAGTCGCACCTGTCCGTCGACGGCGGCGTGCACCGCTACCTGGGCGACACGTTCTTCGGCGGCGGCCAGTGGCCGCTGCTGACCTGCTTCCTCGGACTCGCGCACCTGGCCGCGGGAGACCGCGCACGTGCCGACGAGTGCCTCGAGTGGGCGGCCGCGACCGCGACGGCCGAACTCCACCTGCCCGAGCAGGTGACGCACCACCTCATCGCCCCGCGCATGGAGCGGCCCTGGATCGAGCGGTGGGGGACGGTCGCCACCCCTCTGCTGTGGAGCCATGCCATGTTCCTGCGGCTCGGCATCGCCCTCGGCCGCATCGACCCGTCCGACCTCGCCTCCGCTCCGGAAGGAGAACCCCGATGATCCGTCACCGGCCCGCCGGCTCGGGACACCCGTACTCCGTCGACACCGAGCAGCGGTGGCCGGTGGTGCCGCTCGCCGGCGGCACGGCCACCCTCGGTCTCCGCGCCGACGCCGACGTCGTGGCGGTCGCGTGCACGCTGGAGTGGCGGGCGGATGCCGAACCCGGGGCGACCGACAGCATCGAGCTCCCGCTGACTCGCGTGGCGACGACGTCGCGGGGTCGCGTCACCGACGGCGGCCACCTCGCCTCGGCGGCCAGCCGACTGGCGCGCGCGGTCGGCGGATGGCAGGCGACGACGCCGGAGCTGCGGCCCGGTGGCGCCTACCGCTACCGGTTCCACGCGACGCACCGCGACGGGCGCACCGAGCGCACGCGGTGGTTCGAGTTCCGAGCGGCGCGGTGGGCGCCTGCCCCCGATGCCGTCGTCGAGCACGGGCGCTCGAGGGTGGTCCCCGGCTCGGTCGAGCAGCTGCACGACGGCGTCCGCGCGTGGCGGGTGCGCTTCGCGCTGCCCCTGAAGGCGCGCGAGCACGTCACCGGCTTCGGTGAGCGCTTCGACGCCGTCGACCAGGCCGGTGCCGCCCTGGACTCGGTCGTGTTCGAGCAGTACAAGAGCCAGGGCGCCGAGCGCAAGACCTACCTGCCGATGCCCTTCGCCCATGTCGTCGGCGGCGACGGGTGGGGCTTCCACGTCGACACCTCCCGGCGCGTGTGGTTCGACGTCGGCCACGCTGATGCGACGAGGCTCGTGGTCGAAGCCGAGACGGCTGAGGACGGCATCCTCGCCCTCCGTCTCTTCGACGGCACGCCGGCCGACGTTCTGGGCGCGTTCCTCGACCGTGCCGGGCGGGCGACCGCGCTGCCTTCGTGGGTCTTCCGGCTGTGGGCGAGCGGAAACGAATGGAACACGCAGGCCGAGGTCATGCGCCAGATGGACCTGCACCGCGAGTACGACATCCCGGTGGGGTCGGTCGTGATCGAAGCGTGGAGCGACGAATCCTCGTTCACCGCCTTCCGCGACGCGCAGTACACGGTGGCCGACGACGGGGCGCCGCACCGGCTCGCCGACTTCACGTTCCCCGCGGACGGCGCATGGCCCGACCCGAAGGGGATGACCGACGAGCTCCACGATCGCGGCATCCGTCTTCACCTGTGGCAGATCCCGCTGATCAAGATGCGCCCGCACCCCCGCGGCCAGGTCTCGGCCGACGCGAAGGCGGCGGTCCGCGAGGACGTGCTCATCCGCGAGCCCGACCCGCGCGGGGGCACCCGCCCGTACCGCAACCGCGGCTGGTGGTTCCCGCTCGGGCTCATGCCCGACCTCACCGACGAGCGCGCCGCCCGCTGGTGGACCGAGAAGCGCCGATACCTCGTCGACGAGATCGGCATCGACGGGTTCAAGACGGACGGAGGCGAGCACGCGTGGGGCGGCGAACTGGTGTATCTCGACGGCCGCCGCGGTGACGAGAAGAACAACACCTTCCCGGTCGCCTACGCGGCAGCGTACGGCCGGCTGCTCGAGTCCGCGGGCAAGGCGCCCGTGACGTTCAGTCGCGCGGGCTTCACCGGGTCGCAGGCGCATGGCGCGTTCTGGGCGGGCGATGAGAACTCGACGTGGGACGCGTTCCGGTGGTCGATGAACGCAGGACTGACCGCCGCAGCGTCCGGCATCGTCTACTGGGGGTGGGACATCGCCGGATTCTCGGGCGAGATCCCCACGGCGGAGCTCTACATCAGGGCGACGCAGGCGTCGGTGTTCGTGCCGATCATGCAGTACCACTCCGAGTTCAACCACCACCGCACGCCATCGAGAGACCGCACGCCGTGGAACATCGCGGAGCGTACCGGCGACGAGCGCGTCCTCCCGCTGTTCCGGCGGTACGCGAAGCTGCGCGAGCGGCTGATCCCCTATCTGGAGCGCTCCGCGGCGGCCGCGATCGCGACGGACGCCCCCTTGATGCGGCCGCTGTTCTTCGAGTGGCCCGACGACCCGGAGGTGTGGACGGCCCCGACGCAATGGCTGCTGGGCGACGACCTGCTGGTCGCCCCGGTCCTCGAGCCCGGCGCCGGCGAGTGGCCGGTGTACCTGCCAGCCGGGGAGTGGATCGACGCCTGGACCGGGGAGCGGCACGTCGGCGGGCGTACCGTGCCGGTGGCGACGCCCATCGACCGCATCCCGGTGTTCCTCCGGGGGCGCGCGGCCGAGGAACTGGCGCCGATGTTCCGGTAGCCGGCCGGTCAGCAGGAGGGCGCTGTCAGCGAAAGTGACAGGATCGAGAGATGACCTCGCCGCTCTTGACGCAAGAATTCTCCTGGCGCGGACGGAGCGTCCGCTGGGGTCGTTCCGGAGCAGGACCAGCGCTCGTGTTCCTGCATGGCACTCCGTGGTCGTCGGAGCTCTGGCGTCCCATCGCAGGTGCGCTGTCGAAGGCGTTCACCGTGTACCTGTGGGACATGCCCGGGTATGGATCCTCGTCCAAGGAGTCATCCCACCGCGTCGACCTCGGAGTACAGGGGGAACTGTTCGCGGCGCTACTCGAACACTGGGGCCTCACGCGTCCGCACGTCATCGCGCACGACTTCGGTGGAGCAGTCGCTCTCCGAGCGCGGCTGCTCCATGGCTCGACGTACACCTCGCTCTGCCTCGTCGACGTGGTCGCGCTCGCTCCCTGGGGCTCACCCTTCTTCACCCTCGTGAAGGCGAACACGGCAGTCTTCGAACAACTCCCGCCAGCGGTACACCGCGGCGCGGTGGAGGCCTATGTCAATGGCGCCAGCAACCGGGGTCTGCGTGCCGATGAACTGAGCATGCTCGTCGAACCATGGACCGGACCGGTCGGTCAAGCGGCGTTCTACCGGCAGATCGCGCAAGCGGACGAGTCCTTCACGACCGAGATCGAACCGCTCTACGGCACTATCACCGAGCCCGTGCACATCGTCTGGGGAATGGATGACACGTGGATTCCGGCCGACCGTGCGCAGCGCCTGAAGGAGGCAATGCCTCACGCGACCGTCACGTTGATCCCCGACGCCGGGCACCTCGTCCAGCTCGATGTTCCTGCGGCGCTGTCCGCCGAACTCACCCGATGGACGTCTGCTGTGAACGCACGAGGGAGCGCGTAGGAGGCGTCAGACGGTTGTCGTCGCGTTCCCGGGCGTCCAGCCCAAAGAAGGCGCGACATCCCTCGCGAAGGACTCGATCACGCGGAGGTTGAACTCGACGCCCAGCTGGCTCGGGATCGTGAGCATGAGCGTGTCGGCGCTCGCGATCGCGGCATCCTCCTTCAGCTGCTCGACCAGTACATCGGGTTCGGCCGCATACGTCTTGCCGAAGGTGGAGCGGATGCCGTCGATCACGCCGATCTGGTCGCCGTCCTGCCGTCCGCCGAAGTACATCGCGTCCTCGGCCGTGGTGATCGGGAAGATCGAGCGGCTCACCGACACGCGCGGCTCGCCGGCGTGCCCGGCCTCGCGCCACGCGTCGCGGAACGCATCGATCTGCTGTGCCTGCAGCAGATCGAACGGCGTGCCGTCGGCCTCGGTCAGCAGCGTCGACGACATGAGGTTCACGCCGCGGCGCCCGGCCCACTCGGCCGAGTCGCGGTTGCCCGCACCCCACCACACCCGCGAGCGCAGGCCGGGGGAGTGCGGCTCGACGCGCTGCAGCCCGGTCGCGCCGGCCCCGAAGGGGGACGAGGCATCCCGCTCGGCCAGCCCCTCGCCCTCGATCGCGCGCAGGAACAGTTCGAAATGCTCGCGTGCGATGTCGGCTCCGCGCGGGTCCTGAGAACCGGTGTAGCCGAAGGCCTCGTATCCTCGCACGACGGTTTCGGGTGAGCCGCGGCTCACCCCGAGCGCGAGCCTGCCGCCCGAGATGAGGTCGACGGATGCCGCCTCCTCGGCCAGGTACAGCGGGTTCTCGTAGCGCATGTCGATGACGCCGGTGCCCACCTCGATGCGCTCGGTGCGCGCCGCGATCGCGGCCAGGAGCGGCATCGGCGAGGACTGCTGCCGCGCGAAGTGGTGCACCCGGAAGTACGCGCCGTTCACGCCCAGCTCGTCCATGCCCTGGGCGAGGTCGATCGCCTGCCGCATCGAATCGGCGGCGGTGAGTTGCCGCCCACCGCCGAGCGGGCCGTAGTGTCCGAACGAGAGGGTTCCGAAGCGCTCCATGTCGTCTGCAACCGTACGCCCGCGGCATCCATTCCGGTGAATAGGTGTGCTCGGCGCGTCGGAGCCTGTCGCTACCCTGGCGCCGTGACCAGCATCCGGCCTGCCGTTCCCGCAGACGTCCCGCGCATCGCAGAGGTGTGGGAGTCGGCGTGGCGGGACGGCCACGTCGGGCACATCCCCGATGAACTGCTGGTGCACCGCCAGTCGGACTCGTTCCGCACGCGTGCCGCCGAAATGGTCGGGCGCACGCATGTCGCCGAGGTCGACGGCGACATCGTCGGCTTCGTGACCCTCAAGGGCGACGAGCTCGAGCAGCTGTTCGTCGCCGCCCCCGCCCGCGGCACGGGCGTGGCGCGCGACCTGCTCGCCGACGGTGCGCGACGGCTGCTCGCGCAGGGACACGCCCGGCCGTGGCTCGCCGTGGTGAGCGGCAACGCGCGGGCGCGCCACTTCTACGAGCGCGAAGGGTGGCGCGACGCCGGACCGCTCGCATACGAGGCGCCGATCGAAGGCGGAACCGTCACAGTGCCGTGCCGCCGCTACGAGCTGATCCTCCCTCGCTGAAATCGGCCGCCCCTGTCCGGCGCACGCACAGCGTGCTTACGATGGCAGCGAGGCCCCGATCGCGGGGGCGGGTCGAGAGGAGGCGCGATGATCCAGGTTCGGGTGGCCGGCGTCGCTCTCGACGCCACCGGTCAGCACGTCGTGCTGCTGAAGCCCCTCGACGAGATCCCGGGCGACGGGCTCGTTCTGCCCATCTGGATCGGTCAGCTGGAAGCGACATCGATCCTGGTCGCCCTCGAGAACGCCCCGGTGCCGCGTCCGCTCGCCCACGACCTCATGCGCACCATGCTCGAGACGCTGGGCGCCGAGGTGACGCGGGTCGCGGTGCCTCGCATCGAGGAGGGCACGTTCTACGGCGAGATCACGCTGGCGACCGCGCTCGGCGAGCGGGTCGTCGACGCGCGGCCCTCGGATGCCGTCGCCCTCGCGTCCCGCGTCGGCGCGAGCATCTGGGTGGCCGAAGAGGTGATGACGGAAGCCGGTGTTCCCGACGTGCTGACCGAGACCGACGCCGCCGAACGCCTCGACGAGTTCAAGCGCTTCCTCGACGATGTCGAGCCGGAGGACTTCGAGGCCTGACCTCGTTCGCGGGGTCAGTGCCCGCCCGCTCGGACGGCGGCCGCGACCTCGGCCGGAGAGCCGCGCCAGGGTGCGCCGTGTCCGGGGAGCACCCACGACGCTTCGAGTCCGGCGAGGCGATCGAGTGATGCGGATGCCTCGGCCGGGGCGTCGGTGAAGGGCGCGGGCTGCAGGCCCTCGCGGCCGGTGAGGACGTGGCGCGTCGTGAGCGCATCGCCGACGAAGACCGCGTCGGCGAGCGGGACGTGCACGGCGATGCTCCCGGGCGAGTGCCCCGGCATCCCGACGATCACCGGAGCACCGGGCAGATCGAGGACGTCGCCGTCGCGGATCTCGACGACCTCCGAGACGTACCTGGTCGGCACGGCGCGCTTGCGCAGCGCATACGCGAAGAACCCGAGGGTCGGGCCCAGCCGCATCGGACCCGCCGGGGTCTTCGGCTTCTCGCCGGTGCGGGCGCGCTGCGCGTCGGCCGCGTGCACGTAGACGGGCACGCCGTGATCGCGGCGCAGCCGCTCCGCGAACCCGAGGTGGTCGCTGTCGCCGTGCGTGAGGACGAGTCCGCGGATGTCGTCGGCCGTCCTGCCGATCGTGCGGAGCTCGCGCGTGAGATCGCGCCAGTGCCCCGGCAGCCCGGCGTCGATGACCGTGATGCCCTCGTCGGTGACGACGAGGTAGGAGGCGACGATGTCGTTGCCGACGCGGTGCAGGTGCGGCCCGAGCTTCATGGCGGTGGCCTTTCGATGAGGGGGGGGGGTGGGAATGGCTACGATACGTAGCTATCATAGCTACTGTCAATAGCTATCAGGAGGATGCCGATGCCGACGCCAGAGCGCACGTCCCTTGCCCAGATCGTCGACGCGGGCCGCGACATCCTCGAGGAGCAGGGTCTCGCGGGCCTCACGATGCAGGGCGTGGCCGCCCGGGTCGGAGTCCGGGCACCGTCGCTCTACAAGCGCGTGCGGGACCGCGAGGCACTCGTGGCGGCGGTCTGCGGAGCCACCGTCGACGACCTGACGCGCCGGCTCGAGGCATCCGATCACTCTCTCGAGTCGCTGACACGCGCGTACCGCGCGTTCGCGCGCGAACGGCCGGAGGGATTCCGGCTGGTGTTCGCGGTGTCTCCGCCGCAGGACTCGCTCGACCGGGCGGCGGCCACGATCGTGCGCAGCGCCGGGATGCTGGCGGGCGAGGACCATGCGCTGGAGGCCGCGCGGCTCGTGACGGCCTGGGCCACGGGCTTCATCCACATGGAGCTGGC comes from Microbacterium cremeum and encodes:
- a CDS encoding bifunctional nuclease family protein; this translates as MIQVRVAGVALDATGQHVVLLKPLDEIPGDGLVLPIWIGQLEATSILVALENAPVPRPLAHDLMRTMLETLGAEVTRVAVPRIEEGTFYGEITLATALGERVVDARPSDAVALASRVGASIWVAEEVMTEAGVPDVLTETDAAERLDEFKRFLDDVEPEDFEA
- a CDS encoding MBL fold metallo-hydrolase; the encoded protein is MKLGPHLHRVGNDIVASYLVVTDEGITVIDAGLPGHWRDLTRELRTIGRTADDIRGLVLTHGDSDHLGFAERLRRDHGVPVYVHAADAQRARTGEKPKTPAGPMRLGPTLGFFAYALRKRAVPTRYVSEVVEIRDGDVLDLPGAPVIVGMPGHSPGSIAVHVPLADAVFVGDALTTRHVLTGREGLQPAPFTDAPAEASASLDRLAGLEASWVLPGHGAPWRGSPAEVAAAVRAGGH
- a CDS encoding TetR/AcrR family transcriptional regulator; translated protein: MPTPERTSLAQIVDAGRDILEEQGLAGLTMQGVAARVGVRAPSLYKRVRDREALVAAVCGATVDDLTRRLEASDHSLESLTRAYRAFARERPEGFRLVFAVSPPQDSLDRAAATIVRSAGMLAGEDHALEAARLVTAWATGFIHMELAGAFRLGGDVDEAFEYGLAALRRGLAAR